In Salarias fasciatus chromosome 13, fSalaFa1.1, whole genome shotgun sequence, the sequence acagtcagtcagacagtcagtcagtcagtcagaaagTCAGTGAGTCAGATAGTCAGTCAGttagtcagtcagacagacagacagtcagtcagtcagacagtcagtcagtcagatagtcagtcagacagtcagtcagtcagtcagacagtcagtcagtcagacagtcagacaatcagtcagtcagtcagacagtcagtcagatagtcagtcagacagttagtcagtcagacagacagtcagtcagacagtcagacagtcagtcagtcagtcagtcagatagtcagtcagacagtcagtcagatagtcagtcagtcagacagtcagtcagacagacagacagtcagtcagtcagatagtcagtcagacagtcagtcagtcagacagacagtcagtcagacagtcagtcagtcagacagtcggTCAGTCAGatagtcagtcagacagtcagtcagatagtcagtcagacagtcagtcagtcagtcagccagacAGACAGTCAATCAGAAAGTCAGCCAGTtagacagacagtcagtcagtcagacagacagtcagtcagtcagacagtcagtcagatagtcagacagacagtcagtcagtcagacagacagtttagtcagacagtcagtcagtcagatagTCAGtcagagtcagtcagtcagacagacagacagtcagtcagtcagacagacagtcagtcagtcagacagtcagtcagacagtcagtcagacagacagtcagtcagtcagatagtcagtcagacagtcagacagacagacagtcaatCAGACAGTCAGTTGGttgacagtcagtcagacagacagacagtcagtcagtcagacagtcagtcagtcagtcagacagtcggtcagtcagtcagacagtcagtcagacagtcagtcagtcagtcagacagtcagtcagtcagtcagtcagacagtcagtcagacagtcagtcagatagtcagtcagacagtcagtcagtcagacagtcagtcagacagtcagccagtcagacagtcagtcagatagtcagtcagtcagacagacagtcagtcagacagtcagtcagacagttagtcagtcagtcagtcagatagtcagtcagacagtcagtcagtcagtcagacagacagtcagtcagacagtcagtcagtcagactgacagtcagacagacagtcagtcagacagtcagtcagacagacagtcagtcagtcagatagtcagtcagtcagtcagacagtcagtcagtcagtcagacagtcagatagtcagacagtcagtcagtcagtcagtcagacagtcagtcagtcagtcagtcagacagtcggtcagtcagtcagaaagtcagtcagacagtcagtcagacagtcagtcagtcagatagTCAGtcagagtcagtcagtcagacagacagacagtcagtcagtcagacagacagtcagtcagtcagccagacagacagtcagtcagatagtcagtcagacagtcagtcagacagacagtcagtcagacagacagacagtcagtcagtcagacagacagtcagacagtcagacagtcagtcagtcagtcagtcagacagacagacagtcagtcagtcagtcagacagtcagtcagtcagtcagacagacagacagtcagacagacagtcaggcAGACAGATTTCTCACCTCATAGAACTGAAAAAGTCTCTTTCTCTGACATGTCCAGGAAGGGTTGCTCTCTGGGGTTCAGGGTTCTCAAGGCTCTGGACagtgaatgtaaataaatggaGCTGATGGCCTGAAGGGGGCAGCAGGTTCCGGGCCAGTcccctcctccagtcctccgcAACACTGCGTCTTTATTCCAGCTCAGcccccccagtcccccagtccacagtccaccaatccaccaatccaccagtcccccagtccacagtccaccaatccaccagtcccccagtcccccagtccacagtccaccaatccaccagtcccccagtccacagtccaccaatccaccaatccaccagtcccccagtccacagtccaccaatcaaccagtcccccagtccccgAGTCCCCCAGTCCACAGTCCACCAATCCACCAATccaccagtcccccagtccacagtccaccaatcccccagtcccccagtccacagtccaccaatccaccagtcccccagtcccccagtccacagtccaccaatccaccagtcccccagtccacagtccaccaatccaccagtcccccagtccacagtccaccaatccaccagtcccccagtccacagtccaccaatccaccaatccaccagtcccccagtccacagtccaccaatccaccagtcccccagtccacagtccaccaatccaccagtcccccagtcccccagtccacagtccaccaatccaccaatccaccagtcccccagtccacagtccaccaatcccccagtccctcagtccacagtccaccaatccaccagtcccccagtccacagtccaccaatccaccaatccaccagtcccccagtcccccagtccacagtccaccaatccaccaatccaccagtcccccagtccacagtccaccaatccaccagtcccccagtccctcagtccacagtccaccaatccaccagtcccccagtccacagtccaccaatccaccaatccaccagtcccccagtcccccagtccacagtccaccaatccaccagtcccccagtccacagtccaccaatccaccagtccacagtccaccaatccaccaatccaccagtcccccagtccccagtccacagtccaccaatccaccagtcccccagtccacagtccaccaatccaccagtcccccagtccacagtccaccaatccaccagtcccccagtccacagtccaccaatccaccaatccaccagtcccccagtccacagtccaccaatccaccagtccccccagtccacagtccaccaatccaccagtcccccagtccacagtccaccaatccaccagtcccccagtccacagtccaccaatccaccaatccaccagtcccccagtccacagtccaccaatccaccagtcccccagtccacagtccaccaatccaccaatccaccagtcccccagtcccccagtccacagtccaccaatccaccagtcccccagtccacagtccaccaatccaccagtccacagtccaccaatccaccaatccaccagtcccccagtcccccagtccacagtccaccaatccaccagtcccccagtccacagtccaccaatccaccagtcccccagtccacagtccaccaatccaccagtcccccagtccacagtccaccaatccaccaatccaccagtccccagtcccccagtccacagtccaccaatccaccagtcccccagtcccccagtccacagtccaccaatccaccagtcccccagtccacCAATCCACCAATCCACCCGTCCCCCAGTCTcccagtcccccagtccacaGTCCACCAGTCTCCCAGTCCACAGTTCATCagtcctccatcacctcctgctCCAGTCCAGAGGGACACTGTCTTTTTACCTGGAGAGGTTTCAGTtccaatggtgtgtgtgtgtgtgtgtgtgtgtgtgtgtgtgtgtgtgtgtgtgtgtgtgtgtgtgtgtgggtgtgtgtgtgtgtagcagtggAGCGTGAATTCAGACAGGAGGTGTCGCAGCTCGGATCTTTCCTCACACCTTCACAGCAGCACGGAGCTTATCTCTGCAGGGCCCGCGCCCCACCTGTTGGACACCCTCGCTCTGCATCCTCGCTCCCGGCTGGCATGCTCTAGTCATCCACGTggatctcctcctcttcctcctcttcctcctcggagCAGCTCACGCTGCTCGGCTGCGGCCGCACCGGGCTGTGTGAGCTGACCGGGGGCCTGGAGGGGgaccggtcccggtcccggtccccgGCGGCactcctctccagctctgccAGCCCCCCGGCCCTCccgtcccccccgccccccccggccTGCGCCCGGGCCGACTCCACGTCCGCGCGCATCTCCTCCAGGTCACGCTTCAGCTTGGCGCGCCGGTTCTGGAACCAGGTGATGACCTGCGCGTTGGTGAGAGCCAGCTGCTGGGCGATCCGGTCCCGGTCCGCCGGGCTCAGGTACTTCTGGTACCGGAAGCGCTGCTCCAGCTCCAAGATCTGATGGTTGGTGAAGGCTGTGCGCGACTTCCGGCGCTTCTTAGGAGCGCTCTTCTGGCCGAAGAGGGACGCGCAGTTCCGACCTGGGCgcgccacaaacacacacacacacacgcacacacacacacacacacacacacacacacacacacacacacacacacacacacacatatatatatatacatatatataccccagtttccagtttcagaaccaaaacaaatccctGGCCGTGCGGCGCTACCTGGGCCCGGGCTGATCCGGACAGACTCACTCCGGAGCTCCGTGACGGTGTTAATACATCTGACCAGAACCAGATCCCGTCCCGAGCTCACGTTAAAACGGAAACGTGTAAACtgcttcactgaaaccaaaactcgcaacttttaaataaaaaggcCCGCAGCAACTCTTCCCCGGTAGAATCATGCTTCCTGACGGGAAAAGAAAACCTCCTAACCCCCCTGTCCCTGGTCCGGAGCCCCCTGTTCCTGGTCCGGAGCCCCCTGTTCCTGGTCCGGACCCCCCTGTCCCTGGTCCGGACCCCCCTGTCCCTGGTCCGGAGCCCCCTGTCCCCGGTCCCGGACGGGGTTCGGGGCTCGGTACcttctgcagcctgcagcacgCTGACCTCCAGACCTCGGAAGGTTTTGCTGGCCAGCTCCTCCAGGGCGCACAGCGGGGACGTGTGTTCGAGTCCCGGGACGGGCGCGGGCTGCGCGTCCCCGCTCCTCCTCACGGACGGCTTGCTGAGGATGTCCCGGATGCTGAAGGGCGTCAGCGGCTTGCCGGAGCCGGCCGGGGGAGGGAGCCGGTCCTCGGGCCCGGAGGGGTCCGGGGAGGCCATGCGGGCTGCCGCCTGCACGAGCCGCTCACAGCATGCGGGGGCTGCAAACAGCACGTCAAGTGGACTCCCTGTTCGAGTCCGGCTGAGGACTGGACGATGCTCCGACCTGCAGTCACTGACACCAGGTAAACACTCCCCCACCccctgtgtgcgtgcgtgtgtgtgtgtgtgtgtgtgtgtgtgtgtgtgtgtgtgtgtgtgtgtgtgagagagagagagagagagagagagagagagagagagggagagaccctctgaaagagagagagagagagtgtgtgtgtgtgtgtgtgagagagagagcgagagagagggagagaccctctgaaagagagagagagtgtgtgtgtgtgtgtgagagagagagagaccctctgaaagagagagagagagagagtgtgtgagagagagagagagagggagagaccctctgaaagagagagagagagagagagagggagagaccctctgaaagagagagagtgtgtgtgtgtgtgtgagagagagagagagagagggagagaccctctgacagagagagagagagagagagagagagagtgtgagagagagagagagagagggagagaccctctgacagagagagagagagagcgagagagagagagagagagagagagtgtgtgtgtgtggttgtttgtgatgtttatgtagtgatttctgtttttatgactgcgctgctctctgacttgtttttaatttgaaaacttgcagagggaggggggacggggggcgGGCTACGGGGGGGCATTGGGGGGGCCTGGAGATCTTCCACTGTCTCAAACTTGTAAGATTCTCCACGGTGAGATTAGTGAAGTCTGGTCTTTCTGTCCTTTCTGTTCTTTCATAAAGTCTCGTCCAGAGAGACGCCATGCTGTTGGACCATGTGTCCCGCCTCTTCAGATCACGCTCGCCTCTTTCCACCGTCCTCTGCCCGTTTCACTAAACAGAGTGACTgtaagcagcagcagtgaaggagAGAAATCAGAATGTCTGCTGCCCGACAGGCCGTCAGCTAAAACAAAACTAACGGACTTTTACCTCGAAATGTGTCCAAAAAGACACAAGCCAAAAGGGACAAATCCGTGGGTTAAtggaatcaaatgaaaacatcagtttATGTTTCATAAGCCGTCTGTCACCAGAAGACGAAGCTGCAAAGCAGAAGGACTATTTTCAGTCAAACATGACTGTCCTGTGATTCACCCACGAGGTGAAAGCCTGGCTAACGACGTCCAGCTGAGGAAAGACTCTCCTGAGGAGCAACGTGTTGCAGATTCTGAGGAGATAAATCCTGAAGACAGGGTTTCCAGAGTATCGCATGGGAAATCAAGCAATTCAAAGTTACACTTGCGAGTCTCACGGATTCCTCCACATCTCCTGCAGGCTGagaaaagctgaagctgagagaGCAGCAGTGACGGAGCTCTAGAAGAAACATCATCTGGaagctcaggaggaggagagccggcaggaggagcagctgcagcttcaaacGGACCTGCCGCTAACAAACAAGCTGCATGTCTTAGAAATCAGTCGTCTCAGTGTGGCTCTCAGAGATCGGACGGCAGGAACggtcaaaacacaaacaaactgaatcCTAATGCAGACACATTCCTTCCAACTAAAGATGAAGTGTCTGTCCCTGATTCTGTTCCTCTGTCCGGTCTCAGCAAAGGCCAGAAACCCAGATGCTGAGGCTCCAGCTCCTTCGGTACAAACGGGACGGAAATGAAACTAAACATCCAGTTCCAACTGCGAATCATCCAGATGATGACACACATAATGCAAAGGCAGAACCAGATCAGAGCTCTGCTGGTGCAGCTGAATCTGTCCTCCGCCCTTCATCTAACGCCCCGGTGTTTGATGGAGACCCGGTTCAGTACAGTCCCTCATTAGAGCCTTTGAAAATGGAGTGGAGGAGAACAGTGGTTCTCACCTGGTCTGGCTCCCGGACCCATCATCAGCATTCTGACCAGCCGCGACCCAAATCAAGGAACATTTTCAACTTCACAAATGTATTGGATGACATGATGGTGTAGTTTCAACCAGAGATAGTAGAATAGAATGTCAcagaaagcaacacaaaatTAAAGCAGTTAACTGATGAaccaaaatgaccaaaaataccAAAATGACTTCAGCTGGTGGTAATAGAGGGAAACATTCCCTTTAATGCTCAATTAGCTGCATTTTAATTAAATCCAAAATGCTTCACTTCAGTAGCGTcggcttttttttccacagacttAACATACACAATGATGAAATTACAAAAAGATGGATGCACTGAGCAGCAGTTTCAAAAAGAAGTCAAATCTGTAACTTTCACTGGGTACACACTTGCTGAATATGTCACAATTTCCTATTAAAACTGATTCAAACATTAATTGTCAGGTGACAGCAATCAggacattatgcttattcactgtttttattgttttaacattacAACATGACTCAGTTCAGTCCCTGACGAGCtgttgtggactgttcatgccactATGTTTGttggtctgatgtcaacgttctcactctgttcagtctgtggactgtttataggcactacactgtgattcattgttattatcagagtcattatcaatctttgaaatttttaccaaccaatgtaacatgttgaagcctctgaggcagctgttgttgtgatactgggctgtacaaaaatgaattgattgattgattggagGACATTTCAGTTCCAGCCATTTTTAAGACGAAGCAGTGCTTTTATGCacagacatgaaataaaaaagtgctACTGAGCAGCAGTTTCAAAAAGAACTCAAAATATATAGTTTACTTGTAATAGCCACCCACTGAATATATAACAGTTTCCTTTTAAAACCAGCCAGTCACTTATTCAAGTATTAATCATAAGGCTGACATAACATCAGAACATTTTGGTAACAATCATGTTTAACATACTgtcatgtatatatatatatacatatatgtatatatatatggaccagctgctaatatcagggacccccccagagtggctaacccaaggttggacagtcctcatcatgaaggacacccagaaggaacaataccatcaaactaccggcctagaacctgcctcagcaccacatggaaactcctatcaggcatcatagcggccaagataagtaggcacatggatcagtacatgagtaaagcacagaAAGGGATTGACAATAAGACCAGGGGGGCCAAgcaccagctactggttgacagggcaatcgcccaagactgtaaggcccgcagcaccaacctgtgctctgcctggactgattacaagaaagcttatgactcaatgccacacgtggatactggagtgcttgaaactgtacaacatcaacaggactctaaaggtgcgttcacaccggatgcGTTGCCAGCGTCACAGCGTTGCTTTTAcgttcaaagtctatggtggacgagcttcaacggacttAACACGCGTCAGGCGCTTTTTGAGCGTCACTTTCCGAGTgtttcgagcgttggcgacacgtgtcacgcgttgcaggcgtcaacgcctgaagttgggaaaattgaactttggaagcgtcaatgtgcgcgtcatccaatcacagacgagcactctgagcgctgatgcgggccagaagttcgtcaaactgggcccgggagaggcagaagtaccgctgaaagcgaacctcatcctcacgctggccccgcgatctgggtccggccccggagggtttgagaaactctgcgctcaCCGGcaggcccgccgctggggtggcgcgccgcaccggggggcccgggggtccgccgccgGATCTCTGGAACCGACTTGGTGCGACAcccggagcgggcccgctccgtaggaccgctgggtgagacggcgcgtctcggtcctgctgcgggtcggcggggagccggtcggagaggcgggggcggccggcggtgtgatccgcgtcgcccgccgccaaagcccgaccgggcctggagggccgctgggtcgggggaacagccTGCCACGGCCACGGCGCTGGGCGCGgcgccgggcggggggccccgtggcggggggccccgtggcggggggccccgtggcggggggccccgtggcgggtccagggttcctgtgtgctctgcttctctgactcctcctgctggagccgctcaccgcggctggctcacattttgCCGAATTCGtccaaacaaaatcataaatagttggtattcggacaaacaaacgacacactcgggctctaaatgaccactttgtcgcctaattaaaaaaaaaatctggataaAGTTAtgcatttgaagagtttagagctaaagtgaaatcagctttagcagatcgatttcggcACCGATTCCGCcactgtcaacatgaagacagcctgccgcgcgtcgcgagcattgcaagcgtcgtgtgcaGATGAACACGCGttgaattccacactttacacgcgtcaactttgaggcgtcagtgacgcccgtgacgcttgcaacgcgtccggtgtgaacgcaccataaggagcttcattcagaactcaatggggctgtggaagaccagtctagaggccaactcaaagccagtggcacaggtgagcatcaaatgcggcatataccaaggtgatgccctgtcccccctgctgttctgataggcctgaaccccctcagccagatcattaccaagagcggcTTTGGATACCAGTTCAAGAGCGGAAcgactgtcagccacctcctctacatggacgacatcaaactgtatgccaagaatgagcgtgacatcgactccctgattcacctcaccaggatatacagcaacgacatcgggatgtcattcggactggatcagtgtggacgaatggtatctagaagagggaaggtgatcacaactgaaggagttgaattacctgaagggaacataacagatgtgcaggacagctacaagtacctggggatcccacaggtaaatggtaaccatgaggaggcagctggaaagtcagccataaccagggttgggagggttatttttaaattgtaatccggtacaattacaagttacttgtcaaaaaatgtaatcagaaacttactctaattacttcaattaaaaagtaatgtaccagattacttttagttacttttagattacttcaaaagcaaacataaaaaataaagacaaatacgatgtgtcgtcctcacagtgtattgacaacaactctacacagaaaacactaaatgctctgagtgttctgaactctgctgaactctgtgtgttcagccccagttaataccaacaacatgacctttaacctctaaccctactgagaatctgacttccTTTTTGACTCAGGATCGGAagcatcagttcagactgtgttcctctagtagctctacagtccagcagaaccaggagccgcgttgacagtgttaacagtaacacacatttatattctatcctcagtctgctgtgtggctgtactgctgcagtgaggagcaggtttgtcttcaggtcggACATGCAAAGTAGTTTTTCAAGatttcagagttgattcattcctcagtgacagaaggaaacatgcagtctccaataaatcctccatgaGGATattactgcctccatcagattcttct encodes:
- the lbx1a gene encoding transcription factor LBX1a — its product is MASPDPSGPEDRLPPPAGSGKPLTPFSIRDILSKPSVRRSGDAQPAPVPGLEHTSPLCALEELASKTFRGLEVSVLQAAEGRNCASLFGQKSAPKKRRKSRTAFTNHQILELEQRFRYQKYLSPADRDRIAQQLALTNAQVITWFQNRRAKLKRDLEEMRADVESARAQAGGGGGDGRAGGLAELERSAAGDRDRDRSPSRPPVSSHSPVRPQPSSVSCSEEEEEEEEEIHVDD